The following nucleotide sequence is from Peribacillus sp. ACCC06369.
TTATAATCATCCGGGTGCAAGAAGGTTTCTTGATTCAATTGAGCTGGAAGAGCAGAGGGAGCTTTTGGAAGAAGCGGAAAGATGGCTTTTGCATGTGTTTGAACCGAATAAATGATTGTAGGGAGGAGGAACGGATATGATTATTAAAGACCTCCATGTTTATGGTTACGGCAAACTCGAAAATCAGCGTTTTCCTGAATTGGGACAGCTGCAGATTTTCTTTGGGGAAAATGAATCAGGCAAGTCAACCATTATGTCCTTCATTCATAGTATGCTTTTTGGTTTTCCAACAAAGGTTCAAAATGAACCGCGTTACGAGCCTAAAATGCATGCCAAATATGGGGGAAGGCTTAGTCTCATAACAAAAAAAGATGGGGAAGTCATTATTGAACGGGTGAAGGGAAAAGCTACTGGAGATGTGAAATTGACCTTCGAATCTGGAAGGGTTGGCGGCGAGGAAGAACTGAATGAGATTCTCCATGGCGTGGATAAAAACTATTACCAATCCATTTTTTCTTTCGACCTTCAAGGTCTGCAGGGTTTACATACACTAAGTGAAGGGACTATGAGTAAATATCTGCTTTCCGCTGGGTTGATTGGAAATGATAAACTTCTTGAAGCCGAAACGAAATTGCAAAAAGAGCTGGATTTAAGGTTCAAGCCATCAGGCCAAAAACCTCAGCTGAATGTGAGAATAAAAGAACTTAAGGAATTGCAGAAAAAAGTAAAAGCTTCAGAAGAAGAACAGCAGTCGTATACGTCATTACTTCAGGAAGAGGCAAAGCTTAAGGAGGACCTTTCTGAAATCACGGAAGATATTCAAGAGATTGAAGAAACACTTGTTAACATGAGTACTTTTTTGCGAATTAAACCCTTAGTTGAAGAACGGGGGAAACTTGAAACTGAAATTGGTAAAATCAAGGGTGTGAGTTTTCCAGTTGATGGTTTAAAAAGGCTTGAACAGTTACAGGCAGTAGGAATGCCCCTGAAAGCCCAACTTGCCGCATTGACGGATAAAGTGACCAAACTTGAGGGGAATCTCACGGAAATCGAAATCAAACCGTTCATCAAGGAAAATAAAGAGCAGATTGAACATGCGATCGATCAAGGAGTATTGCTGGAGAAGCTCGAGCTGGATATAAGAAAAGCGGAACATGAAAGGCTGATGGAAGAAAAGAATATCGAAAAGGTGAAACAGGAATTATTCTTGGATGTTTCTGATGATGAAATAAGAAAACTTGATATCAGTACATTCATGAAGGAAAAGGTCAAAAGGGCGGAGCGGGAAAAGCATCGACTTCAAAATGATAAAAAACAGCTTGATGAGAAATATGGACTTCAAAAGGGAAATCTGGAAACGTCAGAAGCCCGCTTGAGGGAGATTAAGGCCCAGATAATGCCAGCAGAAAAAAGAAAAGAACTGGAAGCCTTATACACCAAGCAGCATAACACCGAATTTGAAGCAGCCAAAAGCCATATTCTTGATGAACAAATACTTGAAGTTGAAAAGCAATTGGCATTACAGAGGAAGAAGGCAGCGCATCACCGCAAACGTGCACGTATAATGAATGGCAGTTTGATGGTCCTTCTATGTGTAGGTGCGATCGGAAGTTATTTCAGTGAACAGATTTTGCTGGGAATTATACTTCTGGCCATAGCTGTTCTGTTTGCGGTTTCCAGGTCTCTCTTCAAAGGAGATGATATATTGTCCGGGTATATCCGGCAATTGGATGAGCTGAAAAGGAAAAGGGCTGCAATTGGGAGTGAAACTTATAGAGGGAGTGAAGGAGAGTCGATGGGACAGTTGCTTGAACTGGACCAACGACTTCAAAGGCGGTTTGAAAGTGAAAGGTTCAAATATGAAGAAAGGGAGGAAGCGTTTGAATCGACCATTCAGGAATATGCCGCATGGGAAGCTGGCAGGGACCGATTGGATAAGGAGGTGAGAGGCATATTAAGCGGTTGGGGCCTGTCTTATCCCGGAGTTGATTTCAATCTTGAATCTGTATTTGAACTGCTTGAGAAATGGAAGGAAGCCGTTGACAGGAAATATGAAACGATCAAGAGATACCAATTTCTATATGCTGAGTTTGAAGGTAAATCGAAGGCTTTATTCCATTTTGCACACAGCCTTGATTTTGAACCATCCACATGGCGGGAAGCGATTGGGCTTTTGAAACGGGAAATGAATAGGACGGTTGAATTCTCCGTTCAACTAGCACAATGGATGCAGGAACAAAGTCGTTTGACGAACGAAATCGAGCAGCTGACGATGGAAAAGGATTATCTTGATGCGGAAATGGAACAGCTATTTAAGTTAGCAAAGGTCAGGGATGAGGAAGAGTTCAGACATGACGCTGCCTTGTCCGAAAAGAAAGTCACTTTACAAAAACAACTTGATTTGATTACCATTCAAATTGGGCAATCCGGAATGCAGCCAGAACAAATCCAAACATACTTAAAACAAGGAATCACCACATATACATTTGAAAACTTGGAAAGGAGACGGAAGGATTCTGTAAAGGTGAAATCACTTTTATTAGAGAAGCAGTCGGATGCGAAGCATAGGATAAAACAGCTTGAAGCTTCAGGGATTCATGATGACTTACTTCATCGTTTTTATGAAGAGAAAGCTGCTTTTAACGAAGAAGCAAAGGAATGGACGAAATTGGCAATAGCCAAAAGCTTATTGAATAAGACTTTGGATCGATATAAAAGGGAACGCCTTCCGAAGGTCATCGCTGATGCGGATCGGCATTTTGCCTTTTTAACGAATGGGAGCTATCGGAAAATCATCCTTGATCAGTCGGGAGAAGGAATTTGGGTACAGCGCAGTGATGGCTTGAGTTTCAGGGTTGAAGAGGTCAGCCGCGGGACAGCAGAGCAAATATATGTTTCCCTAAGGCTTGCACTTGCTGATCATACTTTTGAAAATGATTCATTCCCTCTCATCATTGATGATAGTTTCGTCAATTTTGATGCGGAAAGGACAAAACGGATGCTTGAGTTATTGAAAAAAGTATCGGAAAAGCGGCAAATTTTCTTTTTTACTTGTCATCGATATGCAATGGAACATTTTACCGAAAATCAAGTAATTCGTCTACCCACTCCCGTATTGCGCCAAAATATGAATGATTTGATCATCCCCGAAATATAATGGGATTTATACTATAAATAAAGAGAGTGAAGTCATTGAATATGAATGAGTTTGTAAGCCACCATGATTCTTCTTTAGAGTTAATCATCGAAAAGGAGTTTCCTGATAAACGATGTGTTGGAGGGAAATATTCTGCCAAAGGACATACCATTACTTTATATAGTAGAGATATCGAAATTCAGTGTGAACGCTCCCTAGGCTCACTTGAAATGCTTGAAGAATATACATGGGTGATTCTCACACATGAGTTGGGCCACGCGCTAGACCCCGATCTTGCTGTACTTAGTGACCAGCTATACAGTACAGAAAAATCAGAAATCCTTTATCAAATAGAGGTCAATGCCTGGAACATCGCAGAAGGTTTAGTACCTTTTATCGATCAGGATTTATTTACCTTCATTAGAGATGAATCCCTGGCACATTGTACAAATCGCCTGCTGGTCGGTTAAAAGGCTCTCCAAATGGAGGGCTTTTTTATTTTCCGCTCAATCTAGTTAGGAGATTTCGACAAAGGATTTCCCGGAGGGGGAGCAAGGACAGAATCTTTTGTTGGGCAAGTTAATACACTGAACTAAATTTTTTTACATTAATGTTTCCAAAGGAAGCATCATATCTTTAATCGAATGTTCACTTTAATGAATAATTTGAGAGGAATGGGCCAAGGAGTTTTTGGTTTATATTCTTTTTTTAGATTGACAGTGAGAATCATTTTCATTAAACTGGTATTATTAGACTAAAAGGGGAGTATTTTTATGCGACCAGCTATTAACACACAGTCTTTATCGCTCGGTTATGGTGATAAATTAATAATAAATGATATGAATATAGAAATACCCGATGGGGAGATCACGGTGTTCATCGGTGCTAATGGATGTGGAAAATCAACTCTTCTAAGGTCGGTTGCCCGCTTGTTAAAACCTCAATCCGGTTCAGTTTTACTCGAAGGCAAAGCGATTTCTACCATGTCATCGAAGGATGTAGCAAGAAAGATGGCGATTCTTCCACAATCGCCGGTTGCTCCTGAAGGACTTACAGTCTATCAACTTGTTAAACAAGGAAGATATCCTTATCAAAGTTGGTTGAAACAGTGGAGTTCCGTGGATGAAGAGAAAGTTCAAAAGGCAATTGAAGCAACGAACCTGACCGAATTGAAGGATCAGGCAGTCGATGAATTATCGGGAGGCCAGAAGCAACGGGCATGGATAGCGATGACGCTGGCTCAGGATACGGACATCATTTTGTTGGATGAGCCGACTACATATCTTGATATGACCCATCAAATCGAGATTTTGGACTTATTGTTCGACTTGAATGAGTTTGAGAACAGAACGATCGTGATGGTGCTTCATGATTTGAATTTAGCTTGCCGTTATGCGGATAATCTGGTGGCACTTATAGATGGGGCGATACATGCTCAAGGTCGGCCAGAAGATATCATTACGCCTGAATTGGTGCAGCATGTATTCAGCATGGAATGTCAAATTTCTTTTGATCCAATTTTCGGCAGTCCCATGTGCATCCCGTTTGGTAAAGGCCGATACGCTCAACGTCATATGAAAGCGCTGGCTAATGCATAACCTCTCACCATCTATTGAAAAAGAGCTTCAAGGATATCGCATATCCTTTCGAGATGAAGCCAAAGTTTCCAAGACCTTCAATCATGTTGAAGACCTGATTCAGTATGCACAAGCCCGATCTGGGGCGGAAACGGCAAGAATAGCAATTTCAATGTGGTTCAGACGTTATGCTTTTTTTATCACGGCACAATTTTACATGTTCAGCAAACATCGGCTTATCTGGGAAGGCACACTTCAGGACATTGGCGTTTTGGATGATCCGGAAGATGAACATTGGCTTCCGGATTTTTTGCTGAAAAATAACAGGTGGAGCAGTGTTACGGAAATGGAAAGCTCTTCCGCCCTACATTCCATATTAAGCAGCTTTGGTGCGGATGCCATTCGCTCATTTTCTGGAACCACTAAAATATCGAAACTTGTACTTTGGGAAAATATTTGGGGCTATACAGTATGGATGTATAGTGAGTTACTGAGACAGACAGATATAAAGATGCGAGTTGAAAAGGACATTGAAAGGCTGCTTGATGATGAAGTATGGCTGAATATTGAATCGCGTTCCCCTTTTAAACGATTCATTGGGAAAAAAAGTGTTCAGGAATCCATGAATCCTTATAAACGGGTGACATGCTGTTTATATTACCGAATTGAGGGCCATGAAAAATGCGCGTATTGTCCGAACAAGAACTGTTGAGATATGTTCGATTAACCAGGCTTGTGTTCAAGCCTGGTTTTCTTGTGGAGTGATAAGTAGACGCAGCTTAGGCTTAACTTTCATTGTCCATCACTTATTAACGAAAACTAAACACACTGACGAGGTTGATATGTTATAATGTTGATATTTAATTGAACGGAGGCAGTCGCATGGGAAATGGGATCATACACTACGGAATTGGTGAAGTAGTAGATATATATATGTACATTAAAACGAGTACAAAAGCGGTTGCAAGTAATGGAAAGCCGTTTTTAACATTGATTTTGTGTGATAAAACCGGGGAGATCGAGGCAAAGCTATGGGATGTTTCCGAGGCGGATGAGACAACATACAGTGCGGAAGCTACGGTGAAAGTTCAAGGGGAAGTCCAGAATTATCGAGGACGCAGCCAATTGAAAATCCGTAATATCAGAATTACTTCAGATGCTGATGGCGTCACGAAAGCCGATTTAATTCAAACGGCCCCTTTAAGTCAGGAAGAAATGATGGAAACCATCACTCAATTCATTTTTGAAATGAGGAATCCGAATATCCAAAGGGTGACTAGGCATCTCATTAAAAAATATCAGAATGAATTCCTGACGTTTCCTGCTGCCACTAAGAACCATCATGAGTATATGTCTGGACTCGCCTATCACGTTGTATCGATGCTAGGGCTGGCTAAGGCCATTTCAACCCTATATCCTTCGCTCAATAGGGATCTTTTGTATGCAGGAGTCATTCTGCATGACCTTGGTAAGGTACATGAGCTATCTGGGCCTGTATCGACTGTTTATACAGTGGAAGGTAACTTGTTGGGGCATATCACCATCATGGTAAATGAAGTCGGTAAGGCAGCAGAGGAATTAGGCATTGAAGCAGAAGAAATCATGATTCTCAAGCACTTGATATTAAGCCACCATGGTAAAGCGGAATGGGGCAGCCCCAAACCGCCAATGGTGCGGGAAGCGGAAGTGCTGCATTATATTGATAATATGGATGCCAAGATAAATATGATGGACCGTGCCTTGGAAAAAGTGAAACCGGGTGAATTTACGGAGAGAGTCTTCGCGCTTGATAACCGTTCATTCTATAAACCAACATTTTAATCAAATATGCTTCTTTCTCGATGGAGAAAGAAGCATATTTTTTTTTGTTCATGCATATTCTCTAGTAAATGAATAGTAGATTATTAGGGAGGGAATGGACATGCCAATTTGGATCTGGTTCGTGTTTATTGGAATAATTGTCAGTGCAGTCATGTCAATTTGGACAGCTAGGCAGGAACGCCTCATAGATGATGCTTGGATTGAAAAGGAAGGTCAGAAGTACATTGAACGTATGGAGGAAGAGCGCGAGAGGCGTAAAAAGGATATAAATCAGGGAGCATAGCTGTAATGATGAAAAAAAGCGACAGGCCAAAGTTGAAGTGAACCCAAAAAGTTAGACACTTTATTTAATTAGGCAGCCCTGAGGGCATGAACCCGGTAATCTACTGGGCTCATGCCTTTTAATTTCACTTTGATTCGTCGGTGATTATAATAATGGATATAATCCTCAAGTTCTTGTTTGAAATGCTCCATGCTTTCGAACTTCTGTAAATAAAGTAATTCAGATTTTAGTAAGCCAAAGAAGTTTTCAATGACCGCATTGTCTAAACAATTTCCTTTTCGGGACATACTTTGAGTAAGACCATGTGTTTTCAGGGCTTGTGAATAAGATTTCATTTGGTAATGCCAGCCTTGATCCGAATGAAGAATGGGGGAATCTTTCGATTCCAATCGAATAAAGGCTTGGTCCAGCATCTTGGAGACTAAGGGATAAATAGGACGTGATTCGATATTGTAAGCAATGATCTCTCCATTAAATAAGTCGAGAATAGGTGATAAATACAACTTCTCACCGTATAAATGAAACTCAGTTACGTCCGTGACCCATTTTTGATTGGGCTTTGTTGCTTTAAAATTGCGATTGAGAATATTGGGAGCAACCTTTCCAATCTTGCCTTTGTATGAACGGTATTTCTTCATACGGACCAGACACTTTAGCCCCAACTCCTTCATTAATCGAAGAACCGTTTTATGGTTCATTTGAATCCCTCTATTACGTAATTCCAATGTAATGCGTCGATACCCGTATCTCCCTTTATTCGTATGAAATATCTCTTTGATAACTGGCTTTATTTCTTCGTATTTATCCTGACGCCCGAAGGTGTTTATCCAATAATAATAGGTACTCCGTGCGAGATTTGCGACGGACAGAAGTAGCTTTAAATTAAAATCTCCCCTTAGTTCATGTACTACTTTCGCTTTTTGCGTTCGGACGCTTCGCTTTCTTGAACTAAGGCTCTCAACTTTTTTAAATATGCATTCTCTGCACGTAATCGTTCATTTTCTGCCTGTAACGCCTCAAATGACCCTTCTACTGGCTTTTTCTTCGTTTCTTTTTTCATGGATGGACGCCCCTTTTTATTCGTTTCAAGAGCGTCAACCCCGTTCTCCTCCAATTGCTTTAGCCACTTATTAATAGTAGAAGGAGAAGCAATGTTATACACAGCAGCTGCATGGGTACTAGACACTCCAAAATCGTTCATATAGTTTAGTACATCCATCTTAAAGCTAATATCATAATTTGTATAGGTAGACATTAGCCCTTCTATACCATGTTCTTTATAATGCGCCACCCAATGCTTTAAAGGAGTCGAACTGGTATTAAATTGTTTGGCGACAGTTCTAAATGAGTCAGCTCCTTCTAAATAAGCAAGGACAGCTTTTAATTTCAACTCTAATGAATATTTTGTCATAAAAAATAGCACCTCCAATTGTTAGATGGTGTCTAACAATTGGGGTGCAGTTCAAGTCCTGTCGCTTTTTACTATCTAATTATTTTTCAGCTTGAGTTGCGTTACCAGAAGTAAGGGCATCTTTTAGATCTTTATCTTTAATCTTCACGTCCGCTTTTTTGACTTCCGAGTTCAAAATATCTTGAACTTTTGTTTGGTCAATCTGAGCGACTTTCAAATCATATTCAAGATCTTTTTTCATATCTTTGTATGATTCTTTTTCTTTTGTATCAAGAAGTTGGATGATATGGTAGCCATAATCTGATTTAATCGGCTTGCTGATTTCATCTTTCTTCATTTTGTAAGCTTGTTCTTCAAATGCAGGAACCATTTCACCTTGACCGAACCAGCCTAGTTCTCCGCCTTTTTCAGCTGTACCTGTGTCTGTTGAATATTCTTTTGCAAGTTTAGCGAAGTCTTCGCCTTTGTCCAATTTAGCTTTAACTTCGTCAGCAGTTTTTTGGTCTTCTACTAGAATATGTCTCGCTTTGATTTGTGGTTTATAGTCTTCATAAGCTTTTTTCACATCAGCTTCTTTTACTTTAATATCAGCAACGGCTGCTTTTTCTTGAAGCATGCCGATTTTAAGTGCACGTTTAAGATCATCTTCGCTCTTATATCCGGAAGATGCCAGGGCCGTTTCGAAATTTTCACCCATTTGTGCTTTAAGCTCGTCGGTTTTAGCTTTAACTTCCTTATCCGTCACTGTATATTTTTCAGAAAGAACTTTTTCATAAACAAGTTCTTGAAGAACGGTTTCACCATAACGATCTTTCATTACATTGTAAAATTCTTCTTTGGATATATCTCCCGCTTTAGTTTCCACGACTGCTTCCTTGTCGCTGTTGCATGCTGTAAGTCCGATCAGCCCTGCAGTAACAGCAATCGATAATGCCCACTTCTTCATAAAAACAACTCCTAGTTTTAAGTTTCTGGTTTGCTATTTTTCGTATTTCCACAAAATTAACTATAACATATTCTGGTTACTTTACAAAAAATAATATATTGGTGTATGAATAAGAATTTTTTGAAAAATGGGTGAACGCCTACCCAGATAATAAACCATTACATATGCTAAATCGAGGACATCAAAAGGAGGTAGCATAATGAGTAATGGATTTAACGGAGGTTTCGCATTGTTAGTGGTGTTATTCATTTTATTAATAATTGTAGGAGCAGCCTTCTGCTAATCGGTTGCAAAATTAATAATGGAAAGAGCCCACTCCTTTTGCCGTGGAGTTGAATAGGATAGGGTAGCCGCTCAACAAAAAAGATTGAAGTGATTATCAAGCTATGAAAGGAATGGATTCCTTTTGGCGGATATAAGAGTGTGCATGAAATTACCATTACTTAAGAATGGAAAGGAGGAAGATCAATGTCTGGAGGAATAGGTGGAGGCTTTGCTCTAATTGTCGTTCTTTTCATCCTGTTAGTCATCATTGGAGCTTCTTGGTTATAAACTCATAAACAAAAGGCGAAGCAATCAGCTTCGCCCTTTTTCTTTATGTGGATAATGCGCCGGATATCACCAATGTATGTAACAAATGATGGCCATCATTTGTTGCTCATCTCTACGTATACAATATTTCAATATAGGAGGATAATAACATAATAGTAATTAATACATTAATGGTCCTGAATACTTTAGGCTGCCGGTCTTCAGCAATTTCCTTTTGAATGCATAAAGAGTTTGTCATTCTATTAATATTATAAAGGATCAAAATAGCAAAAATAATAAACCAGAACGAGATCAAAACCTAAAATCCCTCCTTGCAAAACATCATGTATAAATACGATACCAAATTATAATGAAAAAAGATACCTAAAAATCTCATCAGGCATCTTTATGAATAGATAAGAAATCATTTTTGAATAAGTATATCGTATCCTTCGAGGTGTTCCTCGATAAAAGAATGCCTTGGGGAACCAACCAGGTTTTTAATATAAATAAAATCCGATACGCATAATCCTGTGTGCAGGGATAATAAAATAGTGAAATAATGGATGTAATGTGGAAAACTAAGGGCACAACCAATCAATATGACAGACATAATGAAGAAAGGCAACACAAGAATCAAGAGATATAGGTGCTTTCGAATCGGATAATGCACATTGACTTTGCATGTTAGGACAAGATTCCACTTCAAGGACCATGAAGTTTTTACTTTTTTACACAATAATCGTAAAGGTAAATAGTGTAATAGTTTGTGAACAGGATATAATAAGAGTAATAGGCTAAAAAATACCATTGTTTGATCGCCATACAAAACAACATGGGATGAAAAGACACTTAATAATGTATAGATCAGAACAAATGACATCAATATAGTAAAAACTGAAAAGAAGATCAGGCGGCAATTCCCATATTGTTTTGCCACGTCAATTGTTTTCCACGAATTCATTTCGAAATCAGCCCTCCAAAGACCGTTGAATATACTTACATACATTACGATGAATGTGTGGAAAAAGCAATGGAATTCTTGGATTAGTTTTAAGATAAAAATCACTTTAGTGTGGAAGAATGCTAAAGGAGTTTAAGGACGGGTTTTGAACAAAGGATCAGCCGGGTCTTAAGCATGAAAATCAAATTGGTTATAAGCCTTATATGTTAAATTTGAATGATTGATTGGGGATAAATGATGTATGAAAAATATAAATGAAGAAATAGAAATACTCCGTTTTCATCAACGGCTTTTATTAAACTTGATACGCAATCCGGAGGCCAAGTTGGACTTTCTATTTGTGGAAAAAAATTTTACGAAGAAGGAAGCGGAAGAATTATTGGAAACATGTGATATCTTGAGCAAACGCTATGAAATAGAAAAAGCGGAAGGTTACATGAACTTTCGACCGCTTTTTAATCAATTTGAAAGAAAGATTAATCCCAAAATAACCATAAAGGATTGCATTGATGCATGCCTCTCACAAGGTTTATATGTATCTTTCATGAAGGAAATGGATAGAGTGTGAAATTAAACTGGCTCAGTTTCTTTCTCTATCTTTTTTTTGGTGATTTTACCCTCCACGTCAGTAAACTCCTGATCAATGTTGTCGAAGGATCGTTCAAAGATCTGCATGAAATCTTCACCGTATATATTACGGATGACAGCCATCATTTCAATCATATCCGGAAACTTCCCATAAAGCTCACGTAGTGGAAGTGCACCTGAGAAAGCGGAGTTCTTACTTGGGTCGTATGTCTCCATTAAATCAAGTAAAAGCTTTTCACCTTCAGGGGTGATTTTTATATACGTATTCCTTTTGTCATTTTCTTTCTTTGAAAATGTTAAAAACCCGCGTTCCTCTAATTTTTTTGAAAAGTTAAATGCCGTAGAAACATGCATGACCCCAAATTTTGCTACATCTGAAATGGAAGAGCCATTAAGATGGTAGGCAATCCAAAGAATATGGTGCTCATTGATATTTAAATCATAGGGCTTAATCCATTGCTGCCAATCTTTTTCAATCGATTTCCATAATGCTTTGCTTAATTGTGCAATTCGTTGACTAAAAATCATTGCTTCTTTCATAGAATAATTTTTATTC
It contains:
- a CDS encoding DUF3267 domain-containing protein; this encodes MYVSIFNGLWRADFEMNSWKTIDVAKQYGNCRLIFFSVFTILMSFVLIYTLLSVFSSHVVLYGDQTMVFFSLLLLLYPVHKLLHYLPLRLLCKKVKTSWSLKWNLVLTCKVNVHYPIRKHLYLLILVLPFFIMSVILIGCALSFPHYIHYFTILLSLHTGLCVSDFIYIKNLVGSPRHSFIEEHLEGYDILIQK
- a CDS encoding AAA family ATPase, which produces MIIKDLHVYGYGKLENQRFPELGQLQIFFGENESGKSTIMSFIHSMLFGFPTKVQNEPRYEPKMHAKYGGRLSLITKKDGEVIIERVKGKATGDVKLTFESGRVGGEEELNEILHGVDKNYYQSIFSFDLQGLQGLHTLSEGTMSKYLLSAGLIGNDKLLEAETKLQKELDLRFKPSGQKPQLNVRIKELKELQKKVKASEEEQQSYTSLLQEEAKLKEDLSEITEDIQEIEETLVNMSTFLRIKPLVEERGKLETEIGKIKGVSFPVDGLKRLEQLQAVGMPLKAQLAALTDKVTKLEGNLTEIEIKPFIKENKEQIEHAIDQGVLLEKLELDIRKAEHERLMEEKNIEKVKQELFLDVSDDEIRKLDISTFMKEKVKRAEREKHRLQNDKKQLDEKYGLQKGNLETSEARLREIKAQIMPAEKRKELEALYTKQHNTEFEAAKSHILDEQILEVEKQLALQRKKAAHHRKRARIMNGSLMVLLCVGAIGSYFSEQILLGIILLAIAVLFAVSRSLFKGDDILSGYIRQLDELKRKRAAIGSETYRGSEGESMGQLLELDQRLQRRFESERFKYEEREEAFESTIQEYAAWEAGRDRLDKEVRGILSGWGLSYPGVDFNLESVFELLEKWKEAVDRKYETIKRYQFLYAEFEGKSKALFHFAHSLDFEPSTWREAIGLLKREMNRTVEFSVQLAQWMQEQSRLTNEIEQLTMEKDYLDAEMEQLFKLAKVRDEEEFRHDAALSEKKVTLQKQLDLITIQIGQSGMQPEQIQTYLKQGITTYTFENLERRRKDSVKVKSLLLEKQSDAKHRIKQLEASGIHDDLLHRFYEEKAAFNEEAKEWTKLAIAKSLLNKTLDRYKRERLPKVIADADRHFAFLTNGSYRKIILDQSGEGIWVQRSDGLSFRVEEVSRGTAEQIYVSLRLALADHTFENDSFPLIIDDSFVNFDAERTKRMLELLKKVSEKRQIFFFTCHRYAMEHFTENQVIRLPTPVLRQNMNDLIIPEI
- a CDS encoding IS3 family transposase (programmed frameshift), with the translated sequence MTKYSLELKLKAVLAYLEGADSFRTVAKQFNTSSTPLKHWVAHYKEHGIEGLMSTYTNYDISFKMDVLNYMNDFGVSSTHAAAVYNIASPSTINKWLKQLEENGVDALETNKKGRPSMKKETKKKPVEGSFEALQAENERLRAENAYFKKVESLSSRKRSVRTQKAKVVHELRGDFNLKLLLSVANLARSTYYYWINTFGRQDKYEEIKPVIKEIFHTNKGRYGYRRITLELRNRGIQMNHKTVLRLMKELGLKCLVRMKKYRSYKGKIGKVAPNILNRNFKATKPNQKWVTDVTEFHLYGEKLYLSPILDLFNGEIIAYNIESRPIYPLVSKMLDQAFIRLESKDSPILHSDQGWHYQMKSYSQALKTHGLTQSMSRKGNCLDNAVIENFFGLLKSELLYLQKFESMEHFKQELEDYIHYYNHRRIKVKLKGMSPVDYRVHALRAA
- a CDS encoding HTH-type transcriptional regulator Hpr produces the protein MQNKNYSMKEAMIFSQRIAQLSKALWKSIEKDWQQWIKPYDLNINEHHILWIAYHLNGSSISDVAKFGVMHVSTAFNFSKKLEERGFLTFSKKENDKRNTYIKITPEGEKLLLDLMETYDPSKNSAFSGALPLRELYGKFPDMIEMMAVIRNIYGEDFMQIFERSFDNIDQEFTDVEGKITKKKIEKETEPV
- a CDS encoding sporulation YhaL family protein, coding for MDMPIWIWFVFIGIIVSAVMSIWTARQERLIDDAWIEKEGQKYIERMEEERERRKKDINQGA
- a CDS encoding YjcZ family sporulation protein, which translates into the protein MSGGIGGGFALIVVLFILLVIIGASWL
- a CDS encoding (2Fe-2S)-binding protein, with protein sequence MHNLSPSIEKELQGYRISFRDEAKVSKTFNHVEDLIQYAQARSGAETARIAISMWFRRYAFFITAQFYMFSKHRLIWEGTLQDIGVLDDPEDEHWLPDFLLKNNRWSSVTEMESSSALHSILSSFGADAIRSFSGTTKISKLVLWENIWGYTVWMYSELLRQTDIKMRVEKDIERLLDDEVWLNIESRSPFKRFIGKKSVQESMNPYKRVTCCLYYRIEGHEKCAYCPNKNC
- a CDS encoding YjcZ family sporulation protein, whose protein sequence is MSNGFNGGFALLVVLFILLIIVGAAFC
- the yhaM gene encoding 3'-5' exoribonuclease YhaM — protein: MGNGIIHYGIGEVVDIYMYIKTSTKAVASNGKPFLTLILCDKTGEIEAKLWDVSEADETTYSAEATVKVQGEVQNYRGRSQLKIRNIRITSDADGVTKADLIQTAPLSQEEMMETITQFIFEMRNPNIQRVTRHLIKKYQNEFLTFPAATKNHHEYMSGLAYHVVSMLGLAKAISTLYPSLNRDLLYAGVILHDLGKVHELSGPVSTVYTVEGNLLGHITIMVNEVGKAAEELGIEAEEIMILKHLILSHHGKAEWGSPKPPMVREAEVLHYIDNMDAKINMMDRALEKVKPGEFTERVFALDNRSFYKPTF
- a CDS encoding DUF1878 family protein — its product is MKNINEEIEILRFHQRLLLNLIRNPEAKLDFLFVEKNFTKKEAEELLETCDILSKRYEIEKAEGYMNFRPLFNQFERKINPKITIKDCIDACLSQGLYVSFMKEMDRV
- a CDS encoding ABC transporter ATP-binding protein, translated to MRPAINTQSLSLGYGDKLIINDMNIEIPDGEITVFIGANGCGKSTLLRSVARLLKPQSGSVLLEGKAISTMSSKDVARKMAILPQSPVAPEGLTVYQLVKQGRYPYQSWLKQWSSVDEEKVQKAIEATNLTELKDQAVDELSGGQKQRAWIAMTLAQDTDIILLDEPTTYLDMTHQIEILDLLFDLNEFENRTIVMVLHDLNLACRYADNLVALIDGAIHAQGRPEDIITPELVQHVFSMECQISFDPIFGSPMCIPFGKGRYAQRHMKALANA
- a CDS encoding peptidylprolyl isomerase, with translation MKKWALSIAVTAGLIGLTACNSDKEAVVETKAGDISKEEFYNVMKDRYGETVLQELVYEKVLSEKYTVTDKEVKAKTDELKAQMGENFETALASSGYKSEDDLKRALKIGMLQEKAAVADIKVKEADVKKAYEDYKPQIKARHILVEDQKTADEVKAKLDKGEDFAKLAKEYSTDTGTAEKGGELGWFGQGEMVPAFEEQAYKMKKDEISKPIKSDYGYHIIQLLDTKEKESYKDMKKDLEYDLKVAQIDQTKVQDILNSEVKKADVKIKDKDLKDALTSGNATQAEK